In Actinoplanes derwentensis, the following proteins share a genomic window:
- a CDS encoding ABC transporter ATP-binding protein: protein MNSPDLLPGGLLPVAGTRETWRAFGAEFARMPRLSAIAVALLVGASASLLVAPWVLGRLVDAVIGGAGVRDVVGQALVIAAAAVIGGLLTAAGAAVAARLGETVVARLREKVLDRALHLPSATLERSGTGDLVARAGDDVAVVANALTGSGPALAGALLSVVLTAAGLFALDWRLGLAGLAAAPGYALAMRWYLPRSAPYYKRERIVAGERSQAMAGALHGAATVRAYRVEDDHVNRIADRSAAARDLSLDVFTLYTRFSTRMNRAEYFGLAAVLIAGFLLVRYDLASVGAATAAALYFHRLFNPIGMLLMEADTILQVNASLARLIEVAGLPGRTSAPLSSDPADDRLEITLREHRYDGGPPVLADVKLTIAPGERVALVGASGAGKTTLAAIAAGIIEASDGQVRLGGVPLTELGEERTRQRIALVSQEVHVFAGTLAADLRLARPDASDREMTAALERAGADGWFRALPDGLDTEVGEGGHWLTAAQAQQLALARLVLADPAVAVLDEATAEAGSAGARDLDRAAAAVTEGRTTLIVAHRLTQAAVADRILVMDHGRVVEEGSHETLRQAGGRYARLWTAWGH, encoded by the coding sequence ATGAACTCCCCTGACCTTCTTCCCGGTGGCCTTCTTCCTGTCGCCGGCACCCGGGAGACCTGGCGGGCGTTCGGTGCCGAGTTCGCCCGGATGCCGCGGCTCAGCGCGATAGCGGTGGCGTTGCTGGTCGGCGCGTCCGCCAGCCTGCTGGTCGCGCCCTGGGTGCTGGGCCGGCTGGTCGACGCCGTGATCGGCGGGGCCGGGGTGCGCGACGTGGTCGGGCAAGCCCTGGTGATCGCGGCGGCCGCGGTGATCGGCGGTCTGCTGACCGCGGCCGGCGCGGCGGTGGCGGCCCGGCTCGGTGAGACAGTGGTGGCCCGGCTGCGGGAGAAGGTCCTGGACCGGGCCCTGCACCTGCCGTCGGCCACCCTGGAGCGCAGCGGCACCGGCGACCTGGTGGCCCGGGCCGGCGACGACGTGGCGGTGGTGGCGAACGCGCTCACCGGCAGCGGCCCGGCCCTGGCCGGAGCGCTGCTCTCGGTGGTGCTCACCGCGGCCGGGCTGTTCGCGCTGGACTGGCGGCTCGGGCTGGCCGGACTGGCCGCGGCACCCGGGTACGCGCTGGCGATGCGGTGGTACCTGCCCCGGTCGGCGCCGTACTACAAGCGGGAACGGATCGTGGCCGGGGAACGGTCGCAGGCGATGGCCGGGGCGCTGCACGGGGCCGCGACGGTGCGGGCCTACCGGGTCGAGGACGACCACGTGAACCGCATCGCCGACCGGTCGGCGGCGGCCCGGGACCTGTCGCTGGACGTGTTCACGCTGTACACCCGGTTCAGCACCCGGATGAACCGGGCCGAGTACTTCGGGCTCGCCGCCGTACTCATCGCCGGGTTCCTGCTGGTCCGCTACGACCTGGCCTCGGTCGGCGCGGCCACCGCGGCGGCCCTCTACTTCCACCGGCTGTTCAACCCGATCGGCATGCTGCTGATGGAGGCCGACACGATCCTGCAGGTCAACGCCTCGCTGGCTCGCCTGATCGAGGTCGCCGGGCTGCCCGGCCGCACATCTGCGCCGTTGTCATCGGATCCGGCGGACGACCGTCTCGAGATCACCCTCCGGGAGCATCGGTACGACGGCGGGCCCCCGGTTCTGGCCGACGTGAAGCTGACCATCGCCCCCGGGGAGAGAGTCGCGCTCGTCGGAGCCAGCGGAGCCGGCAAGACCACCCTGGCGGCGATCGCGGCCGGGATCATCGAAGCCTCCGACGGCCAGGTCCGGCTCGGTGGGGTGCCGCTGACCGAACTGGGCGAGGAACGCACCCGGCAGCGGATCGCCCTGGTCAGCCAGGAGGTGCACGTGTTCGCCGGAACCCTGGCCGCGGACCTGCGGCTGGCCCGGCCGGACGCTTCTGACAGGGAGATGACCGCGGCGCTGGAGCGGGCCGGGGCCGACGGCTGGTTCCGGGCGCTGCCGGACGGCTTGGACACCGAGGTCGGCGAGGGCGGGCACTGGCTGACCGCGGCGCAGGCCCAGCAGCTCGCGCTGGCCCGCCTGGTGCTGGCCGACCCGGCGGTGGCGGTGCTCGACGAGGCGACGGCGGAGGCCGGCAGTGCGGGCGCCCGCGATCTGGACCGGGCCGCGGCAGCCGTCACCGAGGGCCGGACCACGCTGATCGTGGCGCACCGGCTGACCCAGGCCGCGGTCGCCGACCGGATCCTGGTGATGGATCACGGGCGGGTGGTCGAGGAGGGCAGCCACGAGACGTTACGGCAGGCCGGAGGCAGGTATGCACGGCTATGGACCGCGTGGGGGCATTAG
- a CDS encoding siderophore-interacting protein: MANFKIRKPVDPHVLLLEVVTSERVSANVVRVTLGGEGLDRFTPLGFDQWFRLFLPRPGQDTLKLPTRTSGLWYAQYLATAKPKRPIVRNYTVRAYRPGGLDVDFVVHVDADGHSGPASAFALAAKPGDQVGLLDQGVGYHPRAEHDWTLLVADETGLPAVAGICASLPDDAQGVAIVELPSLDDTQDFRVPDGVDLRWVARDGGHGVPGKLALETLTAAELPTSPVWAYLVGESALVTGGRRHLVQDRAVPKTNIDFIGYWRHGHAAM, from the coding sequence ATGGCGAACTTCAAGATCCGTAAGCCGGTCGATCCCCACGTGCTGCTCCTCGAAGTGGTCACCAGCGAACGGGTGTCGGCGAACGTGGTCCGGGTGACCCTCGGCGGCGAAGGGCTGGACCGCTTCACCCCACTCGGCTTCGACCAGTGGTTCCGGCTCTTCCTGCCCCGCCCCGGCCAGGACACGCTCAAGCTGCCGACCCGCACGTCCGGGCTGTGGTACGCGCAGTACCTGGCGACCGCCAAGCCGAAACGGCCGATCGTGCGCAACTACACGGTCCGGGCATACCGGCCGGGCGGTCTCGACGTCGACTTCGTCGTGCACGTGGACGCCGACGGGCACAGCGGCCCGGCCAGCGCGTTCGCCCTCGCGGCCAAACCCGGCGACCAGGTCGGGCTGCTCGACCAGGGAGTCGGCTACCACCCGCGGGCCGAACACGACTGGACGCTGCTGGTCGCCGACGAGACCGGGCTGCCCGCGGTCGCCGGCATCTGCGCGTCGCTGCCCGACGACGCTCAAGGGGTGGCGATCGTCGAACTGCCGTCTCTCGACGACACCCAGGACTTCCGGGTGCCGGATGGTGTCGACCTGCGCTGGGTGGCACGCGACGGCGGTCACGGCGTACCCGGGAAGCTCGCTCTGGAGACACTGACCGCGGCCGAACTGCCCACGTCACCGGTCTGGGCCTACCTGGTCGGCGAGTCGGCCCTGGTCACCGGCGGCCGCCGGCACCTGGTCCAGGACCGCGCCGTGCCGAAGACGAACATCGACTTCATCGGCTACTGGCGGCACGGCCACGCGGCCATGTAG
- a CDS encoding sensor histidine kinase: protein MSTLVIERPDRELDRLAALHEYRLLDAPADDELSAVVRVAAMVAGGANASLNLIDENRQCQLTTTGFQGGDSARSDSMCDIAFRDGVVVYLPDARRSPVYAGNPWVDGRMADVRFYTSAPLISPSGHALGTLCVFDSVVKELSGDQLARLEDLAQVIVGLFERRRQARISADLARKTKRAHAEIAERESQLTAAVDELRRSNDELEGFAAAVSHDLVRPLASASGFLEMFGQVYGEQLDERGAKWVTGAGRALNRMQELVQALLEYARAGHAPRQSVRVDLNDVAAQMRADLRALIVSAGATVTVDGVLPSVDGDPTLLRQLLQNLVDNAIKYRHPDRPPAVSVSCTPEPGGWVVAVTDNGLGIPPEHRDRVFDMFAQVDPAARKGHGIGLSTCMRIVERHGGLIEVDGNPAGGTVIRLRLPTWPRGRAASSR from the coding sequence GTGTCGACACTAGTCATCGAGCGCCCGGATCGTGAACTCGACCGGCTGGCCGCGCTGCACGAGTACCGCCTGCTGGACGCGCCCGCCGACGACGAGCTGAGCGCGGTGGTCCGGGTCGCCGCGATGGTGGCCGGGGGCGCGAACGCGTCGCTGAACCTGATCGACGAGAACCGGCAGTGTCAGCTCACGACCACCGGATTCCAGGGTGGTGACTCGGCCCGGTCCGACTCGATGTGTGACATCGCGTTCCGTGACGGTGTGGTGGTGTACCTGCCGGACGCCCGGCGGAGTCCCGTCTACGCCGGGAACCCGTGGGTGGACGGCCGGATGGCCGACGTCCGTTTCTACACCTCGGCGCCGCTGATCAGCCCGTCCGGGCACGCCCTCGGCACCCTCTGCGTCTTCGACTCGGTCGTCAAGGAACTGAGCGGGGACCAGCTCGCCCGTCTGGAAGATCTGGCGCAGGTGATCGTCGGCCTGTTCGAGCGCCGCCGGCAGGCCCGGATCAGCGCCGACCTGGCCCGCAAGACGAAACGCGCGCACGCCGAGATCGCCGAGCGGGAGTCACAGCTCACCGCCGCTGTCGATGAGCTGCGGCGTTCCAACGACGAGCTGGAGGGCTTCGCCGCGGCGGTCAGCCACGACCTGGTGCGGCCGCTGGCCAGCGCCAGTGGCTTCCTGGAGATGTTCGGCCAGGTCTACGGCGAGCAGCTGGACGAGCGGGGCGCGAAGTGGGTCACCGGCGCGGGCCGGGCGCTGAACCGGATGCAGGAGCTGGTTCAGGCCCTTCTGGAGTACGCGCGGGCCGGTCACGCCCCGCGCCAGTCGGTGCGGGTGGACCTGAACGACGTGGCCGCCCAGATGCGGGCCGACCTGCGGGCACTGATCGTGTCCGCCGGGGCCACCGTGACGGTCGACGGGGTGCTGCCCTCGGTCGACGGCGACCCGACGCTGCTACGGCAACTGTTGCAGAACCTGGTCGACAACGCGATCAAGTACCGCCACCCGGACCGGCCGCCGGCCGTGTCGGTGAGCTGCACGCCCGAGCCGGGTGGCTGGGTGGTCGCGGTCACCGACAACGGCCTGGGTATCCCGCCGGAACACCGGGACCGGGTGTTCGACATGTTCGCCCAGGTGGATCCGGCCGCCCGCAAGGGGCACGGCATCGGCCTGTCCACCTGCATGCGGATCGTGGAACGGCACGGTGGCCTGATCGAGGTGGACGGCAACCCGGCCGGCGGCACGGTGATCCGACTGCGCCTGCCTACATGGCCGCGTGGCCGTGCCGCCAGTAGCCGATGA
- a CDS encoding pyridoxal phosphate-dependent aminotransferase, with protein sequence MARTGIDTSILHKGSHSASYFDIARAAGEGVEIVDFCIPCNPYFPTPEMFDELSRDLKSILKYYPSDSSTITKKLASVLGLHPQTVAMANGSTELITWIDHLLIKESVAIPIPTFGRWTDQPMETGKRVDMFPLQERDGFRLDLEEYVEFIRERKSRVAVVCNVNNPDGHYIPRRDVIRFMDALSDLDLVVVDESFIDFSDAERYPSVGPDAVIRPNTVVLKSLGKNFGLHGIRFGYMLANPAIAGKIAKNLPKWNLNSLAEKVVHMISDHEMEYEESLRLLSRDRRSMGRELQRIQGLTVFPSQGNFFLVKLPTEWSGVALRDYLVANHGIMTRECGNKLGMTSQFMRLVVRPAADVDRLVDGMLDYGQRFHSRSAYDSDPLENARPEPGRRWADTSYDEQPDNLVQYPGQRGGADYTARRAAVG encoded by the coding sequence GTGGCGCGGACTGGTATCGATACGTCCATCCTGCACAAGGGCTCGCACAGCGCGTCGTACTTCGACATCGCGCGGGCGGCGGGTGAGGGTGTGGAGATCGTCGACTTCTGCATCCCGTGCAACCCGTACTTCCCGACGCCGGAGATGTTCGACGAACTGTCACGGGACTTGAAGAGCATCCTCAAGTACTACCCGAGCGACTCGTCGACGATCACCAAGAAGCTGGCCTCCGTGCTGGGCCTGCACCCGCAGACGGTGGCGATGGCGAACGGCTCCACCGAGCTGATCACCTGGATCGACCACCTGCTGATCAAGGAGAGCGTGGCGATCCCGATCCCGACCTTCGGGCGCTGGACCGACCAGCCGATGGAGACCGGCAAGCGGGTGGACATGTTCCCGCTGCAGGAGCGGGACGGGTTCCGGCTGGATCTGGAGGAGTACGTCGAGTTCATCCGGGAGCGCAAGTCCCGGGTCGCGGTGGTCTGCAACGTCAACAACCCGGACGGGCACTACATCCCGCGGCGTGACGTGATCCGGTTCATGGACGCGCTCAGTGACCTGGACCTGGTCGTGGTCGACGAGTCGTTCATCGACTTCTCCGACGCCGAGCGGTACCCGTCGGTCGGGCCGGACGCGGTGATCCGCCCGAACACGGTGGTGCTGAAGAGCCTGGGCAAGAACTTCGGTCTGCACGGCATCCGGTTCGGCTACATGCTGGCCAACCCGGCGATCGCCGGCAAGATCGCGAAGAATCTGCCCAAGTGGAACCTGAACTCCCTCGCGGAGAAGGTGGTCCACATGATCTCCGACCACGAGATGGAGTACGAGGAGAGCCTGCGCCTGCTCAGCCGGGACCGCCGTTCGATGGGCCGGGAGCTGCAGCGCATCCAGGGCCTGACGGTCTTCCCGTCGCAGGGCAACTTCTTCCTGGTCAAGCTGCCGACCGAGTGGTCGGGGGTGGCGCTGCGCGACTATCTGGTCGCCAACCACGGCATCATGACCCGCGAGTGCGGCAACAAGCTCGGCATGACCAGCCAGTTCATGCGCCTGGTGGTACGCCCGGCCGCGGACGTGGACCGCCTGGTCGACGGCATGCTCGATTACGGGCAGCGGTTCCACAGCCGGTCGGCGTACGACAGTGACCCGCTGGAGAACGCCCGCCCGGAACCGGGCCGCCGCTGGGCCGACACCTCGTACGACGAGCAGCCGGACAACCTGGTGCAGTACCCGGGCCAGCGTGGCGGGGCCGACTACACCGCACGCCGCGCCGCCGTCGGCTGA
- a CDS encoding sensor histidine kinase, producing MTYRRSLARTGVFAVAFLISVLAGRLTVMDASDLSMVWPAAGVAVVWFCAQRQAPVRWADAAALAVITLVVNTATGASLALAVVFTVANLVQIGVFLRLIDRWRPGLADGTMRGPRDLWVLLGASFAATAAGAAAGPTGMWLITDQHSWSATLVWLARNTASILLIGGAGLTLPHALAVRRGAVVPSRARLAEYAALALCSGAAYWFGFVQDRHLPVTFLLIAVTVWVGVRFPTPFVVVHGLLVGTITMLITLSGHGSFADIADPATRAFVAQLFVAVVAVVGLALALGRDERDALIAALAAEKAQLAAQREELTSFAEVAAHDLLSPLTSISGWAEVATTAVEQLPANPSADQARDGLVRVSRSATRMRELIDDLLGYATAREAIVAPAVMDLAATLAEVTVARLDAAIAGGLPPPRFQVADLPPVRADPMLVRQLLDNLIGNAIKYTAPGVTPMLTVTATGDGPMVRVCVADNGIGIPAGQHDQIFGRFHRAHPSLGYAGTGLGLGICKRIVERHGGTIVAGDNPGGGSRFVFTLPSAARAGIPEPVQDSAQVG from the coding sequence ATGACGTACCGACGATCGCTGGCACGCACCGGTGTCTTCGCCGTGGCGTTCCTGATCTCGGTGCTGGCCGGGCGTCTCACCGTCATGGACGCCTCCGACCTCAGCATGGTCTGGCCCGCCGCGGGTGTCGCGGTGGTCTGGTTCTGTGCCCAGCGCCAGGCTCCCGTTCGCTGGGCGGACGCCGCCGCACTCGCCGTGATCACCCTGGTGGTGAACACGGCGACCGGAGCGTCCCTGGCGTTGGCGGTGGTGTTCACGGTCGCCAACCTGGTCCAGATCGGGGTCTTCCTGCGCCTGATCGACAGGTGGCGGCCGGGGCTGGCGGACGGGACGATGCGAGGCCCGCGTGACCTGTGGGTGCTGCTGGGCGCCTCGTTCGCCGCGACGGCGGCGGGGGCGGCGGCCGGGCCGACCGGCATGTGGCTGATCACCGATCAGCACTCGTGGTCGGCCACCCTGGTCTGGCTGGCCCGCAACACCGCGAGCATCCTGCTGATCGGCGGGGCCGGTCTCACCCTGCCGCACGCCCTGGCGGTCCGCCGGGGCGCTGTCGTCCCGTCCCGGGCCCGGCTCGCCGAGTACGCCGCCCTCGCCCTCTGTTCGGGCGCGGCCTACTGGTTCGGTTTCGTCCAGGATCGCCATCTGCCGGTCACGTTCCTGCTGATCGCGGTGACCGTCTGGGTGGGTGTCCGGTTCCCCACCCCGTTCGTGGTGGTGCACGGTCTGCTCGTGGGCACGATCACGATGCTGATCACGCTGAGCGGCCACGGATCATTCGCGGACATCGCCGATCCGGCCACCCGGGCTTTCGTGGCGCAGTTGTTCGTCGCCGTGGTGGCCGTGGTCGGGCTGGCCCTGGCGCTCGGCCGCGACGAGCGGGACGCCCTGATCGCCGCGCTGGCCGCCGAGAAGGCGCAGCTGGCGGCGCAGCGCGAGGAGTTGACCAGTTTCGCCGAGGTGGCGGCGCACGACCTGCTCAGCCCGCTGACCTCGATCAGCGGGTGGGCGGAGGTGGCCACCACGGCGGTCGAGCAGCTGCCGGCGAACCCGTCGGCGGATCAGGCCCGCGACGGTCTGGTCCGGGTCTCCCGGTCGGCGACGCGGATGCGGGAGCTGATCGACGACCTGCTCGGCTACGCCACCGCGCGGGAGGCGATCGTCGCACCGGCCGTGATGGATCTGGCGGCGACGCTGGCCGAGGTGACCGTGGCCCGGCTGGACGCGGCGATCGCGGGCGGGCTGCCGCCGCCCCGGTTCCAGGTGGCCGACCTGCCGCCGGTCCGGGCCGACCCGATGCTGGTGCGGCAGTTGCTGGACAACCTGATCGGCAACGCGATCAAGTACACCGCGCCGGGGGTGACCCCGATGCTGACGGTGACCGCGACCGGGGACGGCCCGATGGTGCGGGTCTGCGTCGCGGACAACGGGATCGGCATCCCAGCCGGCCAGCACGACCAGATCTTCGGCCGGTTCCATCGGGCCCACCCGTCACTGGGGTACGCCGGAACCGGTCTCGGTCTGGGCATCTGCAAGCGGATCGTGGAACGGCACGGCGGCACGATCGTGGCCGGCGACAACCCGGGAGGCGGTTCCCGGTTCGTCTTCACCCTCCCGTCGGCGGCCCGTGCCGGGATACCCGAACCGGTCCAGGATTCCGCTCAGGTCGGCTGA
- a CDS encoding sensor histidine kinase, which translates to MAVVEREPAVPNEQARLEALYSYQVLDRPRPAVLDDLTRLAASMFDAPISAISLIDRERQWFAGSHGIADAQTPLEVSFCRYLVPTGRPLIVPDATRDDRFRDYPNVTGTPNIRFYAGAPLVDEDGHVLGALCVVDDEPREVDDRQMSDLVMFAGQAAAHLSAIRTRLRMSDLGDELSRASQREDDLIATITHELRTPVASIQGYLELLGDQEADLAPYRSLIEPIHRNGERLVSMVDHLLAGTRPAEAPLTGPAGVVELDTVLDAALQTCRPLIALRSETVLVLRDGAVAVRADLARLADAVSQLVRNALLFTPADRPIMIKTGHQPRPYVEVADCGIGIPEDELPYVFDRFHRGRHAREQAVPGVGLGLTIARNIAESHQGTVTVTGTPSGTVARLTL; encoded by the coding sequence ATGGCAGTCGTGGAACGCGAACCTGCTGTCCCGAACGAGCAAGCCAGACTTGAGGCGCTGTACTCCTACCAGGTGCTGGACCGGCCCCGGCCGGCAGTTCTGGACGATCTGACCCGACTGGCCGCATCGATGTTCGACGCGCCGATCTCGGCGATCTCGCTGATCGACCGGGAGCGGCAGTGGTTCGCCGGCAGTCACGGGATCGCCGACGCGCAGACCCCGCTCGAGGTGTCGTTCTGCCGCTATCTGGTGCCGACCGGCCGGCCGCTGATCGTTCCGGACGCGACCCGCGACGACCGGTTCCGCGACTACCCGAACGTGACGGGGACACCGAACATCCGCTTCTACGCGGGGGCGCCGCTCGTCGACGAGGACGGGCACGTGCTCGGCGCGCTGTGTGTGGTCGACGACGAACCGCGTGAGGTCGACGATCGCCAGATGAGCGATCTGGTGATGTTCGCCGGGCAGGCGGCGGCGCATCTGTCGGCGATCCGTACCCGGCTGCGGATGTCGGACCTCGGTGACGAGCTGTCCCGGGCGTCCCAGCGCGAGGACGACCTGATCGCGACGATCACCCATGAGCTGCGTACGCCGGTCGCCTCCATCCAGGGTTATCTGGAGCTGCTCGGCGACCAGGAGGCGGACCTGGCCCCGTACCGCAGTCTGATCGAGCCGATCCACCGCAACGGCGAGCGCCTGGTGTCGATGGTCGACCATCTGCTGGCCGGCACCCGCCCGGCGGAGGCTCCGCTGACCGGACCGGCCGGCGTCGTCGAACTGGACACCGTGCTGGACGCCGCGTTGCAGACCTGCCGGCCGCTGATCGCGCTGCGGTCCGAGACGGTGCTGGTGCTCCGGGACGGCGCGGTCGCGGTGCGGGCTGATCTGGCCCGCCTGGCCGATGCCGTGAGCCAGTTGGTGCGCAACGCGCTGCTGTTCACCCCGGCCGATCGCCCGATCATGATCAAAACCGGGCACCAGCCGCGGCCGTACGTGGAAGTAGCCGACTGCGGCATCGGCATCCCCGAGGACGAGCTGCCGTACGTCTTCGATCGCTTCCATCGTGGCCGGCACGCGCGCGAGCAGGCCGTACCCGGCGTGGGTCTGGGTCTGACCATCGCCCGCAACATCGCCGAGTCCCACCAGGGGACGGTGACGGTGACCGGCACCCCGTCCGGGACCGTCGCCCGCCTCACCCTCTGA
- a CDS encoding ATP-binding protein, with product MRLPIAVPPVAGYAVLYAVAVLAGTGSTLGDDPGDQMIWPAFGVAAMWLVMSRDSLWRWAETGGIGVLTVLMLAVAGTDPVVAVVQGLAAMLGAIVFAFAVARWLPGLQPPEKPEPPLSNLLDLWWLMVCSVLAAVAATVLQTLGGLAVVADWTFSVPGATALVVRDTVSVLVFGTITRLVAGLLAGQRRPAGGFGTVRRLEAAGVFAVSAVAYWAVFSSSRAALPIGFVLIPLTVWAAVRMPSPLVVLHAAVFNCTALLYTVGGHGPYAVVGDVGLRALLIQVYSGILASVGLVLAISRDERETLIHRLKDSEQEATDKATMMTTVVNSMTEGLAILDHTGHFVLRNPAATRLLGAASAVTSGVSLGSDHGFFRPDGTALEDHELPHVRALAGAEVEPMDVLVRNAAVPEGRIVRFNVARLALRTGPDHVVVVFHDVTADRRHRDELMSFAGRVAHDLLNPLTTVEGWAEVLEQELAGYAPAERVARIQRAAARMRTFLNGLLAYTAARDGKLMPTTVNTALLIGDIVNSRTDQAEANGEPPPYFEVGRLDPVEADPVLLRQLLENLIDNSLRTMAPGTAPYLAISCQPNPNAMVRIDILDNGAGIPPGMVREVFTSFHREKGGTANGLELAICKRIVERHGGLIEAAPNPYGQGTRISFTLPAGRSAYAKALAPTR from the coding sequence ATGAGACTTCCGATAGCCGTACCGCCCGTGGCCGGGTACGCGGTGCTCTACGCGGTCGCCGTCCTGGCCGGGACCGGATCCACGCTGGGTGACGACCCCGGCGATCAGATGATCTGGCCGGCTTTCGGCGTCGCCGCGATGTGGCTGGTGATGAGCCGGGACTCACTGTGGCGCTGGGCCGAGACCGGTGGGATCGGCGTCCTGACCGTGCTGATGCTCGCCGTCGCCGGCACCGATCCGGTGGTCGCGGTGGTCCAGGGCCTGGCCGCGATGCTAGGCGCGATCGTGTTCGCGTTCGCCGTGGCCCGCTGGCTGCCCGGTCTGCAGCCGCCGGAGAAGCCGGAACCGCCGCTGTCGAACCTCCTGGACCTGTGGTGGCTGATGGTCTGCAGCGTGCTGGCCGCGGTGGCCGCCACCGTCCTGCAGACCCTAGGAGGCCTGGCGGTCGTCGCGGACTGGACGTTCTCCGTCCCGGGCGCCACCGCGCTCGTGGTCCGGGACACCGTCTCGGTCCTCGTCTTCGGCACGATCACCCGGCTGGTGGCCGGCCTGCTCGCCGGCCAGCGGCGCCCGGCCGGCGGCTTCGGGACCGTGCGCCGGCTGGAGGCGGCGGGGGTCTTCGCGGTCTCGGCCGTCGCCTACTGGGCGGTCTTCAGCAGCAGCCGGGCCGCGCTGCCGATCGGGTTCGTGCTGATCCCGCTGACCGTGTGGGCCGCCGTGCGGATGCCGAGCCCGCTGGTCGTCCTGCACGCCGCCGTCTTCAACTGCACCGCGCTGCTCTACACCGTCGGCGGCCACGGTCCGTACGCGGTGGTCGGCGACGTCGGCCTGCGAGCGCTGCTGATCCAGGTCTACTCCGGCATCCTCGCCTCGGTCGGCCTGGTCCTGGCGATCAGCCGCGACGAGCGGGAGACACTGATCCACCGTCTGAAGGACTCCGAGCAGGAGGCCACCGACAAGGCCACGATGATGACCACGGTGGTCAACTCGATGACCGAAGGCCTGGCCATTCTCGACCACACCGGCCATTTCGTGCTGCGCAACCCGGCCGCCACCCGCCTGCTCGGCGCGGCCAGCGCGGTCACCAGCGGCGTGTCACTCGGCAGCGACCACGGCTTCTTCCGCCCGGACGGCACCGCCTTGGAGGACCATGAACTGCCGCACGTGCGCGCGCTGGCCGGCGCGGAGGTCGAGCCGATGGACGTGCTGGTGCGCAACGCGGCCGTCCCGGAAGGGCGGATCGTCCGGTTCAACGTGGCCCGGCTGGCGCTCCGGACCGGCCCGGACCACGTGGTGGTGGTCTTCCACGACGTCACCGCGGACCGGCGGCACCGTGACGAGCTGATGTCGTTCGCCGGGCGGGTCGCCCACGACCTGCTCAACCCGCTGACCACCGTCGAGGGCTGGGCCGAGGTGCTGGAACAGGAGCTGGCCGGGTACGCGCCGGCCGAGCGGGTCGCCCGGATCCAGCGGGCCGCGGCCCGGATGCGCACGTTCCTCAACGGCCTGCTCGCCTACACCGCCGCCCGCGACGGCAAACTGATGCCCACCACGGTCAACACCGCTCTGCTGATCGGCGACATCGTCAACAGCCGCACGGACCAGGCCGAGGCCAACGGGGAACCGCCGCCCTACTTCGAGGTGGGCCGGCTCGACCCGGTCGAGGCCGACCCGGTGCTGCTGCGGCAACTGCTGGAGAACCTGATCGACAACTCGCTGCGCACGATGGCTCCGGGGACGGCGCCCTACCTGGCGATCTCCTGCCAGCCGAACCCGAACGCGATGGTCCGCATCGACATCCTGGACAACGGCGCCGGGATCCCGCCGGGCATGGTGCGCGAGGTGTTCACCAGCTTCCACCGGGAGAAGGGCGGCACCGCCAACGGGCTCGAACTGGCGATCTGCAAGCGGATCGTGGAGCGGCACGGCGGCCTGATCGAGGCGGCTCCGAACCCGTACGGTCAGGGCACCCGGATCTCCTTCACCCTGCCGGCGGGCCGGTCCGCGTACGCCAAGGCCCTCGCCCCGACCCGGTGA
- a CDS encoding response regulator transcription factor has translation MTAMLDIAPVLPRTGTGQLVLVVDDDEDVRDLVTFKLQMAGYRTATAGDGCTALTIVNEALPDLVVLDIAMPGMDGLSVCYKMHAEPATAEIPVIVLSGMATETDIELAYVSGAEEYMPKPVNTGELVRRVRWLLPDRH, from the coding sequence ATGACGGCCATGTTGGACATCGCCCCCGTTCTCCCCCGTACCGGCACCGGGCAGTTGGTGCTCGTGGTCGACGACGACGAGGACGTGCGCGATCTCGTCACCTTCAAGCTGCAGATGGCCGGCTACCGGACGGCGACCGCGGGTGACGGGTGCACCGCGCTGACGATCGTCAACGAGGCACTTCCCGACCTGGTGGTGCTCGACATCGCGATGCCCGGGATGGACGGGCTGAGTGTCTGTTACAAGATGCACGCCGAGCCGGCCACCGCCGAGATCCCGGTGATCGTGCTGAGCGGCATGGCCACCGAGACCGACATCGAGCTGGCGTACGTGTCGGGTGCCGAGGAGTACATGCCGAAGCCGGTGAACACCGGCGAACTGGTGCGCCGGGTGCGGTGGCTGCTGCCGGACCGGCATTGA